The following are from one region of the Myotis daubentonii chromosome 2, mMyoDau2.1, whole genome shotgun sequence genome:
- the GARIN6 gene encoding LOW QUALITY PROTEIN: Golgi-associated RAB2 interactor protein 6 (The sequence of the model RefSeq protein was modified relative to this genomic sequence to represent the inferred CDS: inserted 1 base in 1 codon; substituted 2 bases at 2 genomic stop codons), translated as MRTQCCVGQLTAGHNGQFRLKGSSGGAAVQAEAEVLARTCSSLHEGQMSNNTMLWQGSAQSSHVLYMFRGSMGKLQQQLCKAEFAMFTRIPIFESDFIQISKRGEVIDVLNCVQMVTVGIVYTSPDLTIPDVMLLAGWQQCSRCRIQPTHPELHLKLATGXSFYLQLCPPXDAKEDVFAHXDNLVFFVRLPAEAYSGNHTIPAWDMMDIPVLEAEDRKSPAVRFCRDSGRACVRQESN; from the exons ATGAGGACACAGTGCTGTGTGGGGCAGCTGACGGCAGGTCACAATGGACAGTTCAGGCTTAAAGGCAGCTCAGGAGGGGCTGCAGttcaggctgaggcagaggttcTGGCGAGGACATGCAGCAGTCTTCATGAAGGACAGATGAGCAACAACACAATGCTATGGCAGGGCAGCGCCCAGAGCAGCCATGTGCTATACATGTTCCGTGGCTCCATGGGCAAGctgcagcagcagctgtgcaaggcCGAGTTCGCCATGTTCACACGCATTCCCATATTTGAGAGTGATTTCATCCAGATCAGTAAAAGAGGAGAAGTGATCGATGTGCTCAACTGTGTGcaaatggtcactgtgggcatCGTGTACACCAGCCCCGACCTCACAATACCTGACGTCATGCTGCTGGCAGGCTGGCAGCAGTGCAGTCGGTGCCGAATACAACCGACACACCCAGAGCTCCACTTGAAGCTCGCCACTG ACTCTTTTTACCTACAATTATGCCCACCTTAAGATGCAAAAGAAGATGTGTTTGCACACTAGGACAACCTGGTGTTCTTCGTGAGGCTGCCAGCGGAGGCTTACAGTGGCAACCACACCATACCAGCTTGGGACATGATGGACATACCTGTGCTGGAGGCAGAGGACAGGAAGAGCCCAGCAGTAAGGTTTTGCAGAGATTCTGGGAGGGCCTGTGTGCGTCAGGAGAGCAACTGA